The following proteins are co-located in the Dietzia timorensis genome:
- the argS gene encoding arginine--tRNA ligase, which translates to MTPAELSLVIRQTVLDLVSGRGADVAVVPDDVTVERPRNPEHGDYATNIALQLAKKIGANPREFAEEIASALAKGDGVSSAEIAGPGFINVRVDKGSQGKLVDLVLTEGESFGRGDSLAGQKINLEFVSANPTGPIHLGGTRWAAVGDALGRILAAQGADVTREYYFNDHGAQIDRFTRSLIASAKGEEAPEDGYAGEYIHEIAQSVLAAYPNALELDDAEQNETFRAKGVDLMFDHIKSTLAEFGTVFDVYTHENSMFDSGQVDKAIETLKSNGNLYESDGAWWLRSTDFGDDKDRVVIKSDGDAAYIAGDIAYFQDKRSRGFDLAIYMLGADHHGYIARLKAAAAALGDDPNTIEVLIGQMVSLVRDGKPVRMSKRAGTVITLDDLVEAIGVDASRYALIRSSVDNTMDIDLELWASATSDNPVYYVQYAHARLCSLARNAEALGVSTEGADTSLLTDEYEGKLIRTIAEFPRVVATASELREPHRISRFLEELAASYHRFYDHVRVLPQGDEEPGPLHTARLALCQAARQTLSNGLGLIGVSAPERM; encoded by the coding sequence GTGACCCCAGCTGAACTTTCCCTCGTCATACGTCAAACCGTCCTGGACCTCGTTTCCGGGCGCGGTGCAGATGTCGCCGTCGTTCCGGACGATGTCACTGTCGAGCGACCACGAAACCCCGAGCACGGTGACTACGCCACCAATATCGCGTTGCAGTTGGCGAAGAAGATCGGCGCAAACCCGCGAGAGTTCGCCGAGGAGATCGCGTCCGCGCTGGCGAAGGGCGACGGTGTGTCTTCGGCGGAGATCGCCGGTCCCGGGTTTATCAATGTTCGCGTAGACAAGGGCTCACAGGGCAAGCTCGTCGACCTCGTCCTCACGGAGGGAGAGTCGTTCGGTCGTGGCGATTCTTTGGCGGGGCAGAAAATCAACCTCGAGTTCGTATCCGCGAACCCGACCGGGCCTATCCACCTCGGCGGAACCCGCTGGGCGGCTGTCGGCGACGCGCTCGGACGTATTCTCGCCGCGCAGGGCGCAGATGTCACCCGCGAATACTATTTCAATGATCACGGCGCGCAGATCGACCGGTTCACCCGGTCCCTCATCGCCTCGGCGAAGGGGGAAGAGGCGCCCGAGGACGGCTACGCCGGAGAGTACATCCACGAGATCGCCCAGTCGGTGCTCGCGGCCTACCCGAACGCGCTTGAGCTCGACGACGCCGAGCAGAACGAGACCTTCCGAGCGAAGGGTGTCGATTTGATGTTCGACCACATCAAGTCGACGCTCGCTGAATTCGGCACTGTCTTCGACGTCTACACCCACGAGAATTCGATGTTCGACTCCGGGCAGGTAGACAAGGCGATCGAGACGCTCAAGAGCAACGGCAACCTCTACGAGTCCGATGGCGCGTGGTGGCTACGCTCGACCGACTTCGGCGACGACAAGGACCGTGTCGTCATCAAGTCAGATGGCGACGCGGCGTATATCGCCGGCGACATCGCGTACTTCCAGGACAAGCGCTCCCGCGGCTTCGATCTGGCCATCTACATGCTCGGCGCCGATCACCACGGCTACATCGCACGGCTCAAGGCAGCGGCAGCCGCCCTCGGGGACGACCCGAACACCATCGAGGTGCTCATCGGGCAGATGGTGAGCCTCGTGCGCGACGGCAAGCCGGTCCGGATGTCCAAGCGCGCCGGAACGGTAATCACTCTCGACGATCTGGTCGAGGCCATCGGCGTCGATGCCTCCAGGTATGCGCTGATCCGGTCGTCGGTCGACAACACGATGGACATCGACCTCGAACTGTGGGCCTCTGCGACGAGCGACAACCCCGTGTACTACGTGCAGTACGCCCACGCTCGGCTGTGCTCGCTAGCTCGAAATGCCGAAGCACTGGGTGTGTCCACCGAGGGCGCGGACACTTCGCTGCTCACCGACGAGTACGAGGGCAAGCTCATCCGCACGATCGCCGAGTTCCCGCGCGTCGTCGCGACCGCGTCCGAACTGCGCGAGCCGCACCGCATCTCCCGTTTCCTCGAAGAGCTGGCTGCGTCGTACCACCGTTTCTACGACCATGTCCGCGTCTTGCCGCAGGGCGACGAGGAACCCGGCCCGCTGCACACGGCGCGGCTTGCGCTGTGCCAGGCGGCTCGCCAAACGCTGTCCAACGGGCTTGGCCTCATCGGCGTCTCCGCACCGGAGCGGATGTGA
- a CDS encoding MarR family winged helix-turn-helix transcriptional regulator has product MNDVRWLNDDEQNLWRKTLQFQQLMDLAIDRQLERDAGLSLADYSVLVTLSEAEADGLRAREVGTKLGWDRSRVSHQVRRMEKRGLVAKTACETDGRGTMIALTTAGQKAIEASAPQHVEQVRSLFIDDLNDEELDTLSKVFERVIGKVGSTEGIVLPSDCA; this is encoded by the coding sequence ATGAACGATGTCCGTTGGCTCAACGATGATGAGCAAAACCTCTGGCGCAAGACGCTTCAGTTCCAGCAGCTCATGGATCTCGCAATCGATCGACAGCTCGAGCGAGATGCGGGACTGTCCTTGGCGGATTACAGCGTATTGGTGACGCTCTCGGAGGCCGAAGCCGACGGACTTCGCGCACGCGAAGTGGGCACCAAGCTCGGCTGGGACAGGAGCCGAGTGTCCCACCAGGTGCGCCGAATGGAAAAGCGTGGACTCGTTGCGAAGACCGCCTGCGAGACCGACGGTCGGGGAACCATGATCGCGCTCACCACGGCAGGGCAGAAGGCGATAGAAGCATCGGCGCCCCAGCACGTCGAGCAGGTGCGTTCGCTGTTCATCGACGATCTCAACGACGAAGAACTGGACACCTTGAGCAAAGTGTTCGAGCGGGTCATCGGCAAGGTCGGCAGCACGGAGGGCATCGTCCTGCCAAGCGACTGCGCGTAA
- a CDS encoding AAA family ATPase produces the protein MILHSLTIENYKAIERETIEFGETGITLIEGRNESGKTSVFEAFRLLINTKSKSKPRALKESVRVGADSPISISAEMSIGKERIRYSKTYLSKAETSLEFLSQVKSALRDDEAHEYVLAKLEDSANIKLWEKLSLRQDQESTQLNAVDEISSLKQALDSEAGDTLSAADDSLFLQVKAERDQYLGKNGAPIGELRKLHDEVAELTAEFEVARSAAEALEADIDKLSDAAAKRSEKQRMIDDRKKALVVAEEKASLLDKAQRAHEEFAQRSQLAQAQLDNSEHARDRRRELAESVDSSRAHVERTAEAHDSALREEESAKADLGSATKAHAAAEAKARASTTKVSDARRRIEEVEVRKELASRKTRRDKVEELTNRINELNAQKRLIKADESYIERLRSARSSMREADAGLKAGSSLVSVEGRGEALIDGYTIDASKGWSAYAEDPVRLEIGEVTVSVVPPKNAAEAKERFDAARKAFEELLADRDYDSIDDAEDDLKKLGGLNTAIAESTGQRESALGESTAEENRERISDLEAKLAELSDDIENSDSRDDDDVLGKAKTQLAEAEIEREQADSELAGAAGIVNQARIRDAEARSKAASYRESLAELRDAHDRSEASLKDARDTVTDHALEAAFEAAKKSVDDLAGEGEGIAENLDEAKREAQLHDLETTRQALKRHQQVLDDLIRQYNELNADIKAKSEQGYATKKDNAEIALREVQQRCDSMQARANAADLLLTTLDSHRQQLISRYSAPLRERLVRYGKLVFGADFDVSLDEHLVVKERKLDGATVGFDQLSGGAKEQFGLLTRLVCAELVGDATVPIFLDDTMGFTDPQRRQAMAAVLTEAGKKSQVIILTCDEARFDAIGDATQHSMS, from the coding sequence ATGATTCTGCATTCGCTGACCATCGAGAACTACAAGGCCATCGAGCGCGAGACCATCGAGTTCGGGGAAACCGGAATCACGCTTATCGAAGGACGCAACGAGTCGGGCAAGACGTCCGTGTTCGAGGCGTTTCGTCTGCTTATCAATACGAAATCCAAGTCCAAGCCACGCGCTCTCAAGGAATCGGTTCGCGTGGGAGCCGATTCCCCGATTTCGATTTCTGCTGAGATGTCGATCGGTAAAGAACGTATTCGGTACAGCAAGACGTATCTATCGAAGGCAGAGACGAGCCTTGAGTTCCTCTCTCAGGTGAAGTCTGCGCTGCGAGACGACGAGGCCCACGAATACGTCTTGGCCAAGCTCGAGGACTCCGCGAATATCAAGCTGTGGGAGAAGCTCAGCCTCCGGCAGGATCAAGAGTCGACGCAGCTCAACGCGGTAGACGAAATAAGCTCGCTGAAACAAGCTTTAGACTCCGAAGCCGGAGACACCTTGTCTGCCGCCGATGATTCGCTGTTTCTTCAGGTCAAGGCAGAACGCGACCAGTATCTCGGCAAGAATGGAGCTCCGATCGGAGAGTTGCGAAAGCTCCACGACGAGGTTGCAGAACTCACCGCGGAGTTCGAGGTCGCACGCTCAGCAGCCGAGGCATTGGAAGCCGATATCGACAAACTCTCCGACGCTGCCGCAAAACGGAGCGAGAAGCAGCGCATGATCGACGATCGTAAAAAGGCGCTTGTCGTGGCGGAAGAGAAGGCCTCGCTCCTGGACAAGGCGCAACGCGCCCACGAAGAATTCGCACAGCGCTCGCAGCTAGCCCAGGCGCAGCTCGATAACTCAGAACATGCACGGGACCGGAGGCGCGAGCTCGCCGAGTCCGTGGACTCGAGCCGAGCCCACGTTGAACGTACGGCCGAAGCTCACGACTCAGCGCTGAGGGAGGAAGAATCGGCCAAGGCGGATCTCGGCAGCGCGACGAAAGCGCACGCGGCTGCCGAGGCGAAAGCACGCGCGAGCACGACAAAGGTGTCGGACGCACGCCGGCGCATCGAAGAAGTCGAGGTGCGCAAGGAGCTTGCGTCTCGGAAGACGAGACGCGACAAGGTAGAAGAGCTCACCAACCGCATCAACGAGCTCAACGCTCAGAAGCGGCTAATCAAGGCGGACGAATCCTATATCGAGCGGCTTCGGTCCGCTCGCTCTTCCATGCGCGAGGCCGATGCGGGATTGAAGGCCGGTTCCTCGCTCGTCTCCGTCGAAGGCAGGGGAGAGGCGTTAATCGATGGCTACACCATCGATGCTTCGAAGGGATGGTCCGCTTATGCCGAGGATCCGGTGCGTCTGGAGATCGGCGAGGTGACGGTGTCGGTGGTGCCACCGAAGAACGCGGCCGAGGCAAAAGAACGGTTCGATGCCGCCAGAAAAGCATTCGAAGAGCTGCTGGCAGACCGCGACTATGACTCGATAGACGACGCGGAAGACGATCTCAAGAAGCTGGGCGGTCTCAATACCGCTATTGCCGAAAGCACAGGGCAGCGAGAGTCCGCGCTGGGAGAAAGCACCGCCGAAGAAAATCGCGAACGCATATCCGATCTTGAAGCAAAGCTGGCGGAGCTGAGCGACGATATCGAGAACAGCGACTCACGCGACGATGACGATGTGCTCGGCAAAGCCAAAACCCAGCTTGCCGAAGCGGAAATCGAACGTGAGCAGGCAGATAGTGAGCTCGCCGGTGCTGCTGGGATCGTTAACCAGGCGAGAATTCGAGACGCCGAGGCGCGTAGCAAAGCTGCGTCGTATCGCGAATCGCTCGCGGAGCTGCGGGACGCCCACGATAGGTCCGAGGCTTCACTGAAGGACGCGCGCGATACCGTGACCGACCACGCGTTGGAAGCGGCATTCGAAGCCGCGAAGAAGTCCGTCGACGATCTAGCTGGTGAGGGCGAAGGGATCGCGGAAAACCTGGACGAAGCCAAGCGAGAAGCACAACTGCACGATCTCGAAACCACGAGGCAAGCGCTCAAGCGCCATCAGCAGGTGCTCGACGACCTCATTCGTCAATACAACGAGCTCAATGCGGACATCAAGGCCAAGAGCGAACAGGGCTACGCCACCAAGAAGGACAATGCCGAAATCGCCTTGCGTGAGGTTCAGCAACGGTGCGATTCGATGCAGGCCCGGGCAAACGCGGCAGACCTGCTCTTGACCACACTTGATTCCCATAGGCAGCAGTTGATTTCGCGGTATTCCGCGCCGCTGCGCGAACGCTTGGTGCGGTACGGCAAGCTCGTTTTCGGAGCAGACTTCGATGTGTCGCTGGATGAGCATCTCGTCGTCAAAGAACGAAAGCTCGACGGTGCGACGGTGGGTTTCGATCAGCTTTCAGGCGGGGCGAAAGAACAGTTCGGCTTGCTCACACGACTCGTGTGTGCCGAACTCGTCGGGGACGCCACCGTGCCCATATTTCTCGACGACACAATGGGGTTCACCGACCCACAGCGCCGACAGGCGATGGCGGCGGTACTCACCGAGGCCGGGAAAAAGTCCCAAGTCATCATCCTCACCTGTGACGAAGCGAGATTCGACGCGATTGGCGACGCGACACAACACTCCATGTCGTGA
- a CDS encoding metallophosphoesterase family protein has product MSTVKFVHTADWQLGMKRHVLGERHSSFDDARMDSVRAIVARAEEEGVDFILAAGDVFDDNTVATQYVMRALSVLGETQIPVYILPGNHDLFSAGTVYESKTFKNYRPSNVHVIESIEPVQVREGVEIVGLPVVSKYPLPADLEELGGKFSTSGDEGIRILALHGGTDLVFSGSDEDDEDDGQFSIAGMERLITSGAVHYVALGDRHSVTELGTTGRIWYSGAPEVTAFDDREKDSGQALLVEIDSDDCSVEAFRTGSWKMMRIDADLDSEGDLELLKSRLDGTGDKEKTIVKLTLNGTVSLELGRNLDQLVEDYAELFANVRVRKASTLVRRPEFDDISDLFSGYARDAAEDLTEMSIAGGADARTAEDALGLLYRLSRAEAES; this is encoded by the coding sequence ATGTCCACAGTGAAGTTCGTTCACACCGCCGACTGGCAGCTCGGGATGAAGCGCCACGTCCTCGGGGAGAGGCACTCCAGCTTCGACGATGCCCGCATGGATTCCGTGCGTGCAATCGTTGCTCGTGCCGAGGAAGAGGGCGTGGACTTCATCCTGGCTGCCGGCGACGTGTTCGACGACAATACGGTAGCCACGCAGTATGTAATGCGCGCGTTGTCGGTGCTCGGGGAGACACAAATCCCTGTGTATATCCTTCCGGGGAACCACGACCTGTTCTCGGCCGGCACGGTGTACGAGTCAAAGACTTTCAAGAACTATCGTCCGTCGAACGTGCACGTCATCGAGTCGATTGAGCCGGTGCAGGTGCGCGAGGGCGTCGAGATCGTCGGGCTGCCCGTGGTGTCGAAATATCCGCTCCCGGCGGACCTAGAGGAACTTGGCGGGAAGTTCTCGACCAGCGGCGACGAAGGAATTCGGATTCTCGCCCTCCACGGAGGTACCGACTTGGTGTTCTCCGGATCGGACGAAGATGACGAAGACGATGGGCAGTTCTCGATTGCCGGCATGGAAAGGCTCATCACCTCGGGCGCGGTCCACTACGTCGCGCTGGGGGACCGGCACTCGGTTACCGAGCTCGGTACGACCGGGCGCATCTGGTATTCAGGCGCACCGGAAGTGACTGCTTTCGACGACCGGGAAAAAGACTCCGGGCAGGCGCTGCTCGTCGAGATCGACAGTGACGATTGTTCGGTGGAGGCGTTTCGCACGGGCTCGTGGAAAATGATGCGCATCGACGCCGACCTCGATTCCGAGGGCGACCTGGAATTGCTCAAGTCCCGGTTGGATGGAACCGGGGACAAAGAGAAGACCATCGTGAAGCTCACCCTCAACGGGACCGTATCCCTGGAACTCGGTCGCAACCTAGACCAGCTCGTCGAGGACTACGCGGAACTGTTCGCCAATGTGCGTGTGCGCAAGGCATCGACGCTGGTGCGTCGACCGGAGTTCGACGACATCTCGGACTTGTTCTCCGGTTATGCACGCGATGCCGCCGAAGACCTCACCGAAATGTCCATCGCCGGCGGCGCGGATGCACGTACAGCCGAAGACGCCCTTGGCCTGCTGTATCGCTTGTCCCGAGCGGAGGCTGAGTCATGA
- a CDS encoding SWIM zinc finger family protein, whose protein sequence is MSTLFRGQEGSGVPVATKTGDFGEHQWSRRWIADLEARATRSAITSGRSAARNRWVLDVQIGWQKVVAHVQGSQPSPFEVTFDFPPPDPGDVPVIEGELTKVGLAAALAGSIDDALATVLLPAVDGQTRHSCSCPDQPGPCLHAIAVACVLVERLDKSPQDLFRMRGYPPRAGNGGARRRTPRPGAGGTSDVIPFWDADPQLPPPPEPSGSVSDLLDGASARAFANAVAHGNTLATLAILSDLEDLYHSLGDVPEPPEK, encoded by the coding sequence ATGAGTACTTTGTTCCGCGGGCAGGAAGGCTCCGGCGTCCCCGTCGCCACCAAGACCGGCGATTTCGGTGAGCATCAGTGGTCCCGGCGCTGGATAGCCGACCTAGAGGCCAGGGCAACTCGCAGCGCGATCACCAGCGGTCGATCCGCAGCACGCAATCGGTGGGTACTGGACGTTCAAATTGGCTGGCAGAAGGTGGTGGCGCACGTACAGGGGTCCCAGCCGAGCCCGTTCGAGGTCACCTTCGATTTTCCGCCGCCCGACCCGGGCGACGTGCCCGTGATCGAAGGTGAGCTCACCAAGGTCGGATTGGCAGCGGCGCTCGCCGGAAGCATCGACGACGCACTCGCCACCGTGTTGCTTCCGGCAGTCGACGGACAGACGCGGCATTCGTGTTCCTGCCCCGACCAGCCGGGCCCCTGTCTACATGCAATCGCCGTGGCCTGCGTTCTGGTGGAAAGGCTCGACAAGAGCCCGCAGGACCTTTTCCGGATGCGCGGATATCCTCCGCGAGCCGGAAACGGTGGGGCACGACGGCGGACGCCGCGCCCGGGTGCGGGCGGCACGTCCGACGTCATACCTTTTTGGGACGCGGACCCGCAGCTACCGCCTCCACCCGAGCCATCCGGTTCCGTATCCGATCTGCTCGACGGGGCGAGTGCGAGAGCGTTCGCCAACGCTGTAGCGCACGGAAACACGCTGGCGACTCTGGCCATCTTGTCGGATCTGGAGGACCTGTACCACTCGCTGGGTGATGTTCCCGAACCGCCGGAGAAGTAG